From a region of the Lactuca sativa cultivar Salinas chromosome 4, Lsat_Salinas_v11, whole genome shotgun sequence genome:
- the LOC128133360 gene encoding uncharacterized mitochondrial protein AtMg00810-like codes for MGVLNYFLGLQVRQSPKGIFIGQEKYIKNLLKRYAMENASTAKTPMSTFYKLDSDLDGKSIEQKHYRGMIGSLLYRTASRPNIMFSTCLCAHFQANPKESHLIEVKRIFKYLKRTAFMGLFYPAKGNFYLQTFIESDYGGCKFDRKSTTGSCQFLGGRLVSWTSKKQTCVSTSTAEAEYVAASSCCSQVL; via the coding sequence ATGGGTGTGCTCAACTACTTTCTAGGTCTACAAGTTCGTCAATCTCCTAAGGGAATCTTCATTGGTCAAGAGAAGTACATCAAAAATCTGTTGAAGAGATACGCCATGGAGAATGCATCAACTGCAAAGACACCAATGTCTACTTTCTACAAGCTTGATTCAGACCTTGATGGAAAATCTATAGAACAAAAGCACTACAGAGGAATGATTGGCTCATTACTCTACCGTACAGCTAGTCGACCAAACATCATGTTTTCAACATGTTTGTGTGCACACTTTCAAGCCAATCCAAAGGAATCACACCTCATAGAAGTCAAAAGAATTTTCAAATATCTGAAACGAACTGCTTTTATGGGTCTATTCTATCCTGCTAAAGGCAACTTCTATCTTCAAACCTTTATTGAATCAGATTATGGAGGATGCAAGTTCGACAGAAAGAGCACCACTGGTAGCTGTCAATTCTTAGGAGGCAGATTGGTCAGCTGGACCTCAAAGAAGCAAACCTGTGTTTCAACCTCtactgctgaagctgaatatgttgctgcttCTAGCTGTTGTTCTCAAGTGCTCTGA